The Thiorhodovibrio litoralis genome includes a window with the following:
- a CDS encoding tetratricopeptide repeat protein, with the protein MIEHKQFRFPLGILTGVLVAAVASGCSTPQRQEPPAPIVDARRPPPAAVTPSQRQQTPPPEPARVYAYQPMTESPPPGAVPGAPGVAANAQTGALAQSPEARAGGPAGQAQPQPAAGGQASAVPPIAPPPAAEPGSMTPALPAPETRVASSGALQAPQMTPAVDALVTQAERQRQSSDYAGAAATLERALRLQSREGYLWNRLAHVRLEQGLASQAANLAKRANDLSGDSSNLKRDNWLVISDARRRTGDIQGAQEAQLKASGG; encoded by the coding sequence ATGATTGAGCACAAACAATTCCGCTTCCCCCTAGGCATACTGACCGGGGTCTTGGTCGCAGCGGTGGCCAGCGGCTGCAGCACCCCGCAGCGCCAGGAACCGCCAGCGCCCATTGTGGATGCCCGACGTCCTCCACCCGCAGCGGTGACCCCCAGTCAGCGCCAACAGACTCCGCCGCCTGAGCCGGCGCGGGTTTACGCCTACCAGCCGATGACTGAGAGCCCGCCCCCGGGCGCGGTTCCGGGGGCGCCTGGCGTGGCTGCGAATGCCCAGACCGGCGCCCTGGCTCAGAGCCCTGAAGCCCGGGCTGGAGGGCCGGCTGGGCAAGCGCAACCGCAACCGGCCGCTGGTGGGCAAGCCAGTGCCGTGCCGCCGATAGCCCCGCCGCCGGCGGCCGAGCCCGGCTCGATGACGCCTGCGCTTCCGGCACCGGAGACGCGGGTTGCCTCCTCCGGCGCGCTCCAGGCTCCGCAGATGACTCCGGCGGTCGATGCGCTGGTCACGCAAGCCGAGCGTCAGCGCCAGAGCAGCGACTATGCCGGCGCTGCTGCGACGTTGGAGCGGGCGCTGCGCCTGCAGTCACGTGAAGGCTATCTGTGGAATCGTCTGGCCCATGTGCGCCTGGAACAAGGGCTGGCAAGTCAGGCGGCTAATCTCGCCAAGCGCGCGAATGACCTCTCTGGCGACAGCAGCAACCTGAAACGCGACAACTGGCTGGTGATATCGGACGCGCGTCGTCGCACCGGAGACATCCAGGGCGCGCAGGAAGCCCAACTCAAGGCTTCGGGAGGTTGA
- a CDS encoding ferritin-like domain-containing protein, whose amino-acid sequence MHDNFSQSPGCSNKLQAGARDVLRLCDIETKLSATESLAARWRAGELAVEDTATACPPESVGRPARPLLVSPRDLPRRGLGTAEGRAALLHAVAHIEFNAINLALDAVQRFAGLPRAYYDDWVRVAAEEASHFALMRERLRTLGFDYGDFPAHDGLWEMATATADDALARMALVPRGLEARGLDVTPGMIERLRQVGDDASADALGIILRDEVGHVAAGSHWFAYLCEQRECDPASTYVALLRQHMKGRVPCPVNLADRRRAGFDQAELEQLAKLCAEG is encoded by the coding sequence ATGCACGATAATTTTTCACAATCTCCAGGCTGCAGCAACAAGCTGCAGGCGGGGGCGCGGGATGTGCTGCGGCTGTGCGACATTGAGACCAAGCTGAGCGCCACCGAGTCGCTGGCGGCGCGCTGGCGTGCGGGGGAGCTGGCTGTCGAGGACACCGCCACGGCATGCCCGCCCGAGTCCGTCGGGCGTCCGGCGCGCCCGCTGCTTGTGTCGCCGCGCGACCTGCCCAGACGCGGGCTCGGCACGGCGGAGGGACGTGCCGCGCTGCTGCACGCTGTCGCTCACATTGAATTTAACGCCATCAATCTGGCGCTCGATGCCGTGCAGCGTTTTGCCGGGTTGCCGCGCGCGTATTACGACGACTGGGTGCGGGTCGCGGCAGAGGAGGCCTCGCACTTCGCGCTCATGCGCGAGCGCCTGCGCACGCTAGGCTTCGACTACGGCGATTTCCCCGCCCACGACGGACTCTGGGAGATGGCCACCGCCACCGCCGATGATGCGCTCGCGCGCATGGCGCTGGTGCCACGCGGGCTTGAGGCGCGCGGGCTGGATGTCACCCCCGGTATGATCGAGCGCTTGCGCCAGGTTGGCGACGATGCCAGTGCCGATGCGCTCGGGATTATTCTGCGCGACGAAGTTGGCCATGTGGCAGCCGGATCGCACTGGTTTGCTTATCTGTGCGAGCAACGTGAGTGCGACCCGGCCTCGACCTATGTCGCCCTGCTACGCCAGCACATGAAAGGTCGGGTTCCCTGTCCGGTCAATCTCGCCGACCGCCGCCGGGCCGGATTCGACCAGGCCGAGCTTGAGCAGCTCGCAAAGCTCTGTGCCGAGGGATGA
- a CDS encoding ATP-dependent DNA helicase, with protein sequence MATTVAEEIAEGGTLICEAGTGTGKTLAYLIPALLCGRKVVISTGTRTLQDQLFHQDLPLARRLLGIPVRVALLKGRANYLCLQRLEQTGADRAKRDPGLRVELASVRDWARVTRSGDVAESGLPERSPLWPLVTSTADNCLGQDCAHWGDCHLVVARRQAQEADLVVINHHLLCADMALRQEGLGEVLPGADCFVIDEAHQLPEVAGVFFGRSLSSYQLLDFARDLSADLTREARGLIDLSAPLEQLRPAVQSLRLAFGTEDRRSAWAEISAEPRVQDARAALGELLEQIDANLETIAGHSKTLDRDHERCRDLRERLELFAAEETTDQVRWLDAQGRGFRLHQTPLEVASSFQAHRARLPAAWVFTSATLAVGESFTHFARQMGLEDARTARWESPFDHARQALWLTPPQMPEPADATHDASVAELVRELAPITRGRMFVLFTSHRALQQVARLLEGALDYPLLVHGQAPRAELIRRFREHGNAVLLGSASFWEGVDVRGEALSCVIVDKLPFASPADPVVRARIDALREAGGQPFRDFQLPRAVIALKQGAGRLIRDTSDRGLFVLCDPRLASKPYGAAFVKSLPPMTRTESLADVRAFFGTSLPPSAPASTGEAN encoded by the coding sequence ATGGCGACCACGGTGGCCGAAGAGATCGCCGAGGGCGGCACCCTCATCTGCGAGGCTGGCACCGGCACCGGCAAGACCCTCGCCTATCTGATCCCCGCCTTGCTGTGCGGGCGCAAGGTGGTCATCTCCACCGGCACCCGCACCCTACAGGACCAGCTCTTTCACCAAGACTTGCCCTTGGCCCGGCGCCTGCTCGGCATCCCGGTGCGGGTGGCACTGCTCAAAGGGCGGGCCAACTACCTGTGCCTGCAGCGACTGGAGCAAACCGGCGCGGACCGCGCCAAGCGCGACCCCGGTCTGCGCGTGGAGCTTGCAAGCGTGCGTGACTGGGCGCGAGTCACGCGCAGCGGTGATGTGGCCGAGTCCGGCCTGCCCGAGCGTTCGCCGCTATGGCCGCTGGTGACCTCCACCGCGGATAATTGCCTCGGGCAGGACTGCGCCCACTGGGGCGACTGTCACCTGGTGGTGGCGCGCCGCCAGGCGCAGGAGGCCGACCTGGTGGTGATCAATCACCATCTATTGTGCGCCGATATGGCGCTGCGCCAGGAAGGCCTGGGCGAAGTGCTTCCGGGAGCTGATTGCTTTGTCATCGACGAGGCGCATCAGTTGCCTGAGGTAGCCGGGGTGTTTTTCGGCCGCTCGCTCAGCAGCTATCAGCTGCTCGATTTCGCCCGCGATCTCAGCGCCGATTTGACCCGCGAGGCCCGTGGGCTCATTGATTTGTCCGCGCCGCTCGAGCAGCTGCGCCCGGCGGTGCAGAGCTTGCGCCTGGCGTTCGGCACCGAAGACCGGCGCTCTGCCTGGGCCGAGATCAGCGCGGAGCCGCGGGTGCAAGACGCGCGCGCGGCGCTCGGGGAGCTGCTTGAGCAGATCGACGCAAACCTTGAGACCATCGCCGGGCATTCCAAGACACTCGATCGCGACCATGAGCGCTGTCGCGATCTGCGCGAGCGCCTGGAGCTCTTCGCCGCCGAGGAGACCACCGATCAGGTGCGCTGGCTTGATGCCCAGGGACGCGGCTTTCGTCTGCATCAGACCCCGCTCGAGGTGGCCAGCAGCTTTCAGGCGCATCGCGCGCGCTTGCCCGCAGCCTGGGTCTTCACCTCCGCCACGCTGGCGGTGGGCGAGTCCTTCACGCACTTCGCCCGCCAGATGGGACTTGAGGACGCCCGCACCGCGCGCTGGGAAAGTCCGTTCGATCACGCGCGACAGGCCCTTTGGCTCACGCCGCCGCAGATGCCCGAGCCAGCCGATGCGACGCATGACGCCAGCGTCGCCGAGTTGGTGCGCGAGCTTGCCCCGATCACTCGCGGGCGCATGTTCGTGCTCTTCACCAGTCACCGCGCGCTGCAGCAGGTGGCCAGGCTGCTCGAGGGCGCGCTCGACTATCCGCTGCTGGTGCATGGGCAGGCCCCGCGCGCTGAATTGATCCGCCGCTTTCGCGAGCATGGCAACGCCGTGCTGCTTGGCAGCGCCAGCTTCTGGGAGGGGGTCGACGTGCGCGGGGAGGCGCTCTCCTGCGTGATTGTCGACAAGCTGCCGTTCGCGTCTCCCGCCGATCCAGTCGTGCGCGCGCGCATCGACGCCCTGCGCGAGGCGGGTGGTCAGCCGTTTCGTGATTTCCAGCTGCCGCGTGCGGTGATTGCACTAAAGCAGGGCGCTGGCCGTTTGATTCGTGATACCAGCGACCGCGGCTTATTCGTGCTGTGCGATCCGCGCCTGGCTAGCAAGCCTTATGGTGCCGCCTTCGTCAAGAGCCTGCCGCCGATGACGCGCACGGAGTCCCTGGCGGATGTGCGCGCGTTTTTCGGGACTTCCTTGCCGCCGTCCGCGCCAGCAAGCACTGGGGAAGCCAACTGA
- the tsaB gene encoding tRNA (adenosine(37)-N6)-threonylcarbamoyltransferase complex dimerization subunit type 1 TsaB, whose protein sequence is MKILALETSGVFCSAALLCDGDVLGLHEEAPRRHGERLLPMMEEVLARGGVRLKQLDAIAFGRGPGSFTGVRIAAAVAQGVAFGAGVPLVGISTLAALAHAGWRQHGHTTVLAVIDARIGELYWGLFEIAGQGRASALQPEQVSAAERVDVTAGLRAFDRLLDFGVGNGWSLYRDALIARTGLGDDRIDADLSCTAADIAELAASAVASGETVPPEQGLPVYLRDQVATKPAGVPPAV, encoded by the coding sequence ATGAAAATTCTGGCGCTTGAGACCTCCGGCGTCTTTTGCTCCGCCGCGCTCTTGTGCGACGGCGACGTGCTTGGCCTGCATGAGGAGGCCCCGCGCCGCCATGGCGAGCGTCTGTTGCCGATGATGGAGGAAGTGCTCGCGCGCGGGGGCGTGCGGCTTAAGCAACTCGATGCCATTGCCTTTGGTCGCGGCCCTGGGTCTTTTACCGGCGTGCGCATTGCCGCGGCCGTGGCGCAAGGGGTGGCCTTCGGTGCAGGCGTGCCCTTGGTGGGCATTTCAACCCTGGCTGCGCTGGCCCATGCCGGCTGGCGCCAACACGGGCACACGACTGTGCTTGCAGTCATTGATGCCCGCATCGGCGAGCTTTACTGGGGGCTGTTTGAGATTGCAGGGCAGGGGCGGGCGAGCGCGCTGCAACCCGAACAGGTCAGCGCAGCGGAGCGAGTGGATGTAACAGCCGGGTTGCGTGCCTTTGATAGGCTGCTGGATTTCGGGGTGGGCAATGGCTGGTCGCTTTATCGCGATGCGCTGATCGCGCGCACTGGCCTAGGTGATGATCGCATCGATGCCGATTTAAGCTGCACCGCAGCCGATATCGCCGAACTTGCCGCCAGTGCGGTTGCGTCGGGGGAGACGGTGCCACCTGAGCAGGGGCTGCCGGTCTATCTGCGCGACCAGGTCGCAACAAAACCGGCAGGCGTGCCGCCGGCGGTGTGA
- the serB gene encoding phosphoserine phosphatase SerB has translation MQEVVLIEVTGRDRPGITMTLTEALAGDRVRILDIGQSVIHNTLALGILVELPADSTGCQVFRELLFTAHRLGLDARFTPIESDAYEDWVREQGQPRHILTLLGAVINAEQLARVAGVVSRHGLNIDQITRLSGRISQRESGGDTSARASGIRPACVEFWLRGPVPDISSLHASFLELGNQLDIDIAIQEDDIFRRNRRLVCFDMDSTLIQAEVIDELAAAAGVGEQVAAITERAMRGELDFNASFRERVALLKGLEESVLAEIAARLPITEGAERLISSLKALGYRIAILSGGFTYFAEHLKQRLGIDIVHANPLDFQGGRLSGEVTAPIVDGARKAQLLRDIAAQEGIRLEQVIAVGDGANDLPMLAIAGLGIAFHAKPLVKEQARHSLAAVGLDGILYLLGMRDRDLEHLQR, from the coding sequence ATGCAAGAAGTTGTTCTGATTGAAGTCACCGGGCGCGACCGCCCCGGTATCACCATGACCCTGACCGAGGCCCTAGCAGGCGACCGGGTGCGCATTCTCGACATCGGTCAGTCGGTCATCCATAACACCCTGGCACTCGGCATTCTGGTCGAACTGCCAGCCGACAGCACCGGCTGCCAGGTGTTTCGCGAGCTGCTGTTCACCGCCCACCGCCTAGGGCTCGATGCGCGCTTCACGCCGATCGAATCCGACGCCTACGAAGATTGGGTGCGCGAGCAGGGCCAGCCACGTCATATACTGACCCTTCTCGGTGCTGTGATTAACGCCGAACAACTCGCCCGCGTCGCCGGGGTCGTCAGCCGTCATGGGCTCAATATCGACCAGATCACGCGTTTGTCTGGTCGCATTTCCCAGCGCGAGAGCGGGGGCGACACGTCCGCCCGCGCATCAGGCATACGCCCCGCCTGCGTGGAGTTCTGGCTGCGCGGGCCGGTGCCCGATATCTCCAGCCTCCATGCCAGCTTTCTGGAGCTTGGCAATCAGCTCGATATCGACATTGCCATTCAGGAAGATGACATCTTCCGCCGCAACCGCCGGTTGGTCTGCTTCGACATGGACTCGACGCTCATCCAGGCCGAGGTGATCGACGAGCTCGCCGCCGCCGCTGGCGTTGGCGAGCAGGTCGCCGCCATCACCGAGCGCGCCATGCGCGGCGAGCTGGACTTCAATGCCAGCTTCCGCGAGCGGGTTGCCTTGCTGAAGGGCCTGGAGGAGTCCGTGCTGGCCGAGATCGCGGCCCGCCTTCCGATTACCGAGGGCGCCGAACGGCTCATCAGCAGTCTGAAAGCCCTTGGCTACCGCATCGCCATTCTCTCTGGCGGCTTCACCTACTTTGCCGAGCATCTCAAACAACGACTTGGCATCGATATCGTTCACGCCAATCCGCTCGATTTCCAGGGCGGCCGCCTGAGTGGAGAGGTCACCGCCCCCATCGTCGACGGTGCCCGCAAAGCCCAGCTGTTGCGCGACATCGCCGCACAGGAAGGCATCCGCCTTGAGCAGGTTATCGCCGTCGGCGACGGCGCCAATGATCTGCCAATGCTCGCCATCGCCGGCCTTGGCATTGCTTTTCACGCTAAGCCGCTGGTCAAGGAACAGGCCAGGCACTCACTGGCCGCCGTCGGCCTCGACGGCATTCTCTACCTGCTCGGCATGCGCGACCGCGACCTCGAGCATTTGCAGCGATAA